In bacterium, one genomic interval encodes:
- a CDS encoding ABC transporter ATP-binding protein — MIEINNIFKTYKSGNAEVNALQDVSFTIRDGEFVAIMGPSGSGKSTLMHILGCLDTPTSGRYLLDGKDVSKFSEDELAAIRKNKIGFVFQAFNLLPRATVLRNVSLPLTYAGISRKERRVRAISALAAAGMDKDHYSHLSNQLSGGQMQRVAIARALVNNPSLILADEPTGNLDTKTGEIVLGTFKKLNDEGHTVILITHEAEVAHHAKRILHIRDGAIAKA; from the coding sequence ATGATCGAGATCAACAACATTTTTAAAACGTATAAGAGCGGGAATGCGGAAGTGAACGCCCTCCAAGATGTTTCTTTTACCATCCGCGACGGGGAATTTGTAGCGATCATGGGGCCTTCGGGGTCGGGCAAATCGACCCTGATGCATATTTTGGGCTGCCTCGATACGCCTACTTCCGGGCGCTACTTACTCGACGGCAAAGATGTATCGAAATTTTCGGAAGATGAACTGGCTGCGATACGCAAAAATAAAATTGGCTTCGTGTTTCAGGCGTTCAACCTTTTGCCGCGGGCCACGGTACTCCGTAACGTGTCTTTGCCGCTGACGTATGCGGGTATTTCGCGCAAGGAACGCAGGGTGCGCGCTATCTCGGCTCTCGCGGCAGCCGGCATGGACAAGGACCACTACAGCCATCTTTCGAACCAGCTCTCGGGAGGACAGATGCAGCGCGTGGCTATTGCGCGCGCTTTGGTAAATAACCCTTCGCTTATTTTGGCGGACGAACCCACGGGCAACCTCGACACGAAAACCGGCGAAATCGTGCTCGGCACGTTTAAAAAACTTAACGATGAGGGGCACACGGTGATTCTTATCACCCACGAGGCCGAGGTGGCGCACCACGCCAAGCGCATCCTGCACATACGGGACGGCGCGATCGCCAAGGCATAA